The following DNA comes from Polynucleobacter sp. MG-6-Vaara-E2.
GATGGTGACATTGGCCTTCGGAACGATTGCTCAAATTCTCATTAACGAGATGACTTGGATGACTGAAGGTCCATTGGGCATTAAGATTCCTAAGCCAGAACTGATGGGCGTGCCAATGACGAAGGCTGAGTACTTCTGGATGGTTTCTGCCATCTTGATCATGTCTTTGATCGTCGTTGACCGCTTTGTGAAGTCTCAAATTGGTCGTGCCTTTGAAGCATTGCGCGATAGCCCGATTGCCTGTGACTGTATGGGTGTTTCCGTATACCGCTTTAAGGTGATTGCATTCGTGATCAGCGCAGCCTTTGCTGGTTTAGCTGGTTGCTTGTACGCATACTCAGAGCAATACATCTCACCTAATACTTATAACAATGAGCTTGCAGTTCTGTTCTTGCTCGGCATCATCATGGGTGGGCGTAAGTCACGCCTTGGCGCAGTGATTGGTGCAGCAATTATTGTGTTGTTACCAAAACTATTGGACGACATTAATTTGTTCCGCATCGTTGCATCGATTATTGCGATCGTCGTAGTAGTGGGTGCAGCTATGGCGCTCTCTAAGAAAGTCACTACTCCAAAACGCGTTGCAGTTCCTATTGCTGGTGTTGTTGGTTTGGCTGCATTCTCATTCTGGCTGAACAGTATCTCTGACTGGCGTTTGAGTATTTTCGGCTTCATGATTTTGTTAGTGGTGTACTACTTGCAAAACGGTATTGTTGGTTTTGCGAAGAGCTTCTACCAATCGATTGCTGGCAAAGCAAAAACAACTCGTGGTGGAGATGCTGAAGCGGTGGATGACTCCATCAGCTTTATTAGTGCTGTCGGTAATCAAAACGCTGGCGCAGAACTTCTCAAGGTTGATTCCATCTTGATGCAGTTTGGTGGCTTAAAGGCCTTGAACAATGTTGATTTGAGCATCAAGCGTAGCACTATTCATGGTCTGATCGGGCCAAACGGCTCTGGTAAGAGCACTATGATGAACGTTTTGACTGGTATCTACACACCAACTGCAGGTAATGTTTTGTATGCAGGTGAAACAGTAGTTGGTAAGACTTCCTCTGATATCGCCTTATCTGGTATCGCACGTACTTTCCAAAACGTACAACTCTTCGGTGAGATGACTGCGATCCAAAATATTTTGGTTGGCTTGCATCACACCTTCAAATCTAATATGTTGGAAATTGCACTGCACTTGCCACGCTATAAGAAAGAGGAGGCCGAAGCGTACGCTCGCGCAATGGCGCTCCTGAAGTTCGTTGGCTTAGATGACTTAGCAAATGAAGAAGCTCGTAACTTGCCATACGGTAAGCAGCGCTTATTGGAGATTGCGCGTGCATTGGCGCTTGATCCAGAATTGCTCCTCTTGGATGAGCCAGCGGCTGGTCTGACTGCTCCTGATATCAAAGAACTCTTGCGCATTATTCGTAAGATTCGTGATAACGGCATTACATTCATCCTGATCGAACACCATATGGACGTGGTGATGTCAGTTTGCGATACCGTTTCTGTCTTGGACTTCGGTCAAAAGATTGCAGAAGGTAAACCAGCTGAAGTTCAGGCAAACGAGAAGGTGATTCATGCCTACTTGGGTACTTAATCACTAGAACAATATTGAATCGGTAAATACCATGTTATCTATTAAGAATCTTGAAGCAGGCTACGGCAAAGTCAAAGTCCTCCACGGCATCAATATTAATGTTCCTAAGGGACAAGTAATTACGTTGATTGGCTCTAACGGCGCTGGCAAAACGACTACTATGCGTGCTATCACCGGCATGATCAAGCCAACCGCTGGTGAAGTGATCTTGGGTGGTGAAAAAATCGATGGTTACGACTCTCATAAGATTGCTCGCTTAGGTTTGGCACATAGCCCAGAAGGTCGTCGCGTGTTCACAACCATGTCAGTGACTGACAATTTATTGCTTGGCGCATTTCCTCGCTTTACGGGAAGCCGCCCAAAGGGTGATATCAAGAATGACTTAGAAAAGTCTCTCGAGATGTTCCCGCGCTTAAAAGAGCGTCGCAATCAATTAGCAGGTACCTTGTCCGGTGGTGAGCAGCAGATGTTGGCGATGGCTCGTGCTGTGATGCTCAACCCAGAAATTATTCTCTTGGACGAGCCATCCATGGGCCTAGCACCAATTTTGGTTGAAGAAGTATTTAAGATTATTTCTAACCTCAAATCACAAGGCGTGACCATGTTACTGGTCGAGCAGTTCGCTGCAGCAGCTTTGAATGTTGCTGACTATGGTTATGTATTAGAGAACGGCAAGATCGCAACACATGGCCCTGCTGCAAAACTCAAAGATGATCCTGCTGTGAAAGCAGCCTACTTGGGTGGTGCAGGCGGCCACTAAGCAGTCACTGCCATTAAAAGAAAAAGCCCTTTTTGAAGGGCTTTTTCTTTTGTTTTATTGCCTAATGAATTTAGAGACAAAGGAAGCGCTTGCAATAGACCGATGAGTGATCGTGGGTCGGTTTCTCG
Coding sequences within:
- a CDS encoding ATP-binding cassette domain-containing protein, yielding MKLKSLLPILIAIAALFCLPLFIHNPYYIHLVETILIYTILLYGLDIVVGYVGQVSLGHAALFGIGSYTAGVLYFHFGWTIWGTIPASIVVTSIFGGILALPALKVIGPYLAMVTLAFGTIAQILINEMTWMTEGPLGIKIPKPELMGVPMTKAEYFWMVSAILIMSLIVVDRFVKSQIGRAFEALRDSPIACDCMGVSVYRFKVIAFVISAAFAGLAGCLYAYSEQYISPNTYNNELAVLFLLGIIMGGRKSRLGAVIGAAIIVLLPKLLDDINLFRIVASIIAIVVVVGAAMALSKKVTTPKRVAVPIAGVVGLAAFSFWLNSISDWRLSIFGFMILLVVYYLQNGIVGFAKSFYQSIAGKAKTTRGGDAEAVDDSISFISAVGNQNAGAELLKVDSILMQFGGLKALNNVDLSIKRSTIHGLIGPNGSGKSTMMNVLTGIYTPTAGNVLYAGETVVGKTSSDIALSGIARTFQNVQLFGEMTAIQNILVGLHHTFKSNMLEIALHLPRYKKEEAEAYARAMALLKFVGLDDLANEEARNLPYGKQRLLEIARALALDPELLLLDEPAAGLTAPDIKELLRIIRKIRDNGITFILIEHHMDVVMSVCDTVSVLDFGQKIAEGKPAEVQANEKVIHAYLGT
- a CDS encoding ABC transporter ATP-binding protein, which encodes MLSIKNLEAGYGKVKVLHGININVPKGQVITLIGSNGAGKTTTMRAITGMIKPTAGEVILGGEKIDGYDSHKIARLGLAHSPEGRRVFTTMSVTDNLLLGAFPRFTGSRPKGDIKNDLEKSLEMFPRLKERRNQLAGTLSGGEQQMLAMARAVMLNPEIILLDEPSMGLAPILVEEVFKIISNLKSQGVTMLLVEQFAAAALNVADYGYVLENGKIATHGPAAKLKDDPAVKAAYLGGAGGH